The following proteins come from a genomic window of Geminicoccaceae bacterium SCSIO 64248:
- a CDS encoding AMP-binding protein, producing MAELSYVHGACDVPLIGRTIGQYLDEVALRWGDCEAIVARHQDVRWTYRELVAQADRLASGLLALGLEPGDRVGIWSQNTTEWLLTQLGTARAGLILVTINPAYRREELRYALTKVGCRALVLAPRFKTSDYLGILQDLAPEIASSEPGRLASRALPDLRFVIRTGDEATPGMLRFPDVLELGDREPADLKTLGARLQFDEPINIQFTSGTTGAPKGATLTHHNILNNGFFIGEAQRLSEADRVCIPVPLYHCFGMVLGNLACITHGSAMVYPAEGFDPLATLQTVHDERCTALYGVPTMFIAMLDHPEFGRFDYTSLRTGIMAGSPCPAEVMRRVMERMNMREVTIAYGMTETSPVSFQTSVDDPVEQRVGTVGRIQPHLEVKIVDLENRIVPRGEIGELCTRGYSVMQGYWDDAEQTRDVIDSMRWMHTGDLAVIDDEGYCRITGRSKDMVIRGGENIYPREIEEFLYRHPKIQDVQCIGVPDARFGEEVCACVILKPGIECETEEIRAFCQGEIAHYKVPRYVRFMDAFPMTVTGKIQKMILRERMAEELGLEDQRQR from the coding sequence ATGGCGGAGCTCAGCTACGTTCACGGCGCTTGCGACGTGCCGTTGATCGGCCGGACGATCGGCCAGTACCTCGACGAGGTCGCCCTGCGATGGGGCGATTGCGAGGCCATTGTCGCGCGGCACCAGGACGTCCGCTGGACCTATCGCGAGCTTGTGGCGCAGGCCGACCGCCTGGCCTCCGGTCTTCTCGCGCTCGGCCTTGAGCCGGGCGACCGGGTCGGCATCTGGTCGCAGAACACGACCGAGTGGCTGCTCACCCAACTGGGCACGGCGCGCGCCGGCCTGATCCTGGTGACGATCAACCCGGCGTATCGCCGCGAGGAGTTGCGCTACGCCTTGACCAAGGTCGGCTGCCGGGCGCTGGTGCTCGCCCCGCGCTTCAAGACCAGCGACTATCTCGGCATCCTGCAGGACCTCGCACCCGAGATCGCGTCGAGCGAGCCCGGACGCCTCGCGTCGCGCGCCCTGCCCGACCTGCGCTTCGTCATCCGGACCGGCGACGAAGCAACTCCCGGCATGCTGCGCTTTCCGGACGTCCTCGAACTGGGCGACCGCGAACCGGCCGACCTGAAGACGCTGGGCGCGCGCCTGCAGTTCGACGAGCCGATCAACATCCAGTTCACCTCGGGCACCACCGGCGCGCCCAAGGGCGCCACGCTCACCCACCACAACATCCTGAACAACGGCTTCTTCATCGGCGAGGCTCAGCGTTTGTCCGAGGCCGACCGGGTCTGCATCCCCGTGCCGCTCTATCACTGCTTCGGCATGGTGCTGGGCAACCTCGCCTGCATCACCCACGGCTCGGCCATGGTCTACCCGGCCGAGGGCTTCGATCCTCTGGCGACCCTGCAGACCGTGCACGACGAGCGCTGCACCGCGCTCTACGGCGTGCCGACCATGTTCATCGCCATGCTCGACCACCCCGAGTTCGGCCGGTTCGACTACACGAGCCTGCGCACGGGCATCATGGCGGGCTCGCCCTGCCCGGCCGAGGTCATGCGCCGGGTCATGGAGCGCATGAACATGCGCGAGGTCACCATCGCCTACGGCATGACCGAGACAAGCCCGGTCAGCTTCCAGACATCGGTCGACGATCCGGTCGAGCAGAGGGTAGGCACGGTCGGGCGCATCCAGCCCCATCTCGAGGTCAAGATCGTCGATCTCGAGAACCGCATCGTCCCGCGCGGCGAGATCGGCGAGCTGTGCACCCGCGGCTACAGCGTGATGCAGGGCTATTGGGACGACGCGGAGCAGACGCGGGACGTCATCGATTCCATGCGCTGGATGCACACGGGCGACCTGGCGGTCATCGATGACGAGGGCTATTGCCGGATCACCGGGCGCAGCAAGGACATGGTGATCCGCGGCGGCGAGAACATCTACCCCCGCGAGATCGAGGAATTCCTCTACCGCCATCCCAAGATCCAGGACGTGCAGTGCATCGGCGTGCCGGATGCCCGATTCGGCGAGGAAGTCTGCGCGTGCGTGATCCTGAAGCCCGGCATCGAATGCGAGACCGAGGAGATCCGCGCCTTCTGCCAGGGCGAGATCGCCCACTACAAGGTCCCACGCTATGTCCGCTTCATGGATGCCTTCCCCATGACCGTGACCGGCAAGATCCAGAAGATGATCCTGCGCGAGCGCATGGCCGAGGAGCTCGGCCTCGAGGACCAGCGCCAGCGATGA
- a CDS encoding acetyl/propionyl/methylcrotonyl-CoA carboxylase subunit alpha yields MFTTILIANRGEIACRVIRTARRLGIRTIAVYSDADIRALHVEMADEAWRIGPAPVAESYLNIGRIVEVARLAGAQAIHPGYGFLSENPSFVEAVEAAGLTFIGPTADAIRAMGLKDAAKALMEKAGVPVVPGYHGQDQDPDTLAAHAGRIGYPLLIKARAGGGGKGMRRVDDPAGFFDALGSAKREATAAFGDGHVLLETYVRKPRHVEIQVFGDRFGDAIHLFERDCSLQRRHQKVIEEAPAPGMTESMRAAMGEAAVRAAKAIGYQGAGTIEFIADVTDGLREDRFFFMEMNTRLQVEHPVTEAITGQDLVEWQIRVAAGEPLPLRQDELAIDGWAVEARVYAEDAARGFLPATGRLETLRLPEHTVRVDAGVRAGDLITPFYDPMIAKMIAHGSTREAALGRLGAALSDARIAGTVTNLAFLARLCAEPGFASGDVDTGLIDRSLARLTEAVEPPPEAVAAAALSSLGVLAPPVTGDPWSSLPGWRLWSEASQFAVLEFADARHEVRVVTKGTDRYAVDIAGDAVGVAVLARDAQSARLAFGERVLAIEIARSPAALTVFLDGIGHVFGLPDALAGEDEGEAAGDQVTAPMPGVVTLVAVKPGGVVAKGETLIVMEAMKMEMRLTAPRDGVVDAVTAAKGEQVAEGTVLITLVTEDAG; encoded by the coding sequence ATGTTCACCACGATCCTGATCGCCAATCGCGGCGAGATCGCCTGCCGGGTCATCCGCACCGCAAGGCGCTTGGGCATCCGCACGATCGCGGTCTATTCCGATGCCGACATCCGGGCCTTGCATGTCGAGATGGCCGACGAAGCCTGGCGGATCGGCCCCGCCCCGGTCGCCGAGAGCTACCTGAATATCGGGCGGATCGTCGAGGTCGCGCGCCTGGCGGGCGCGCAGGCGATCCATCCCGGCTACGGCTTCCTCTCGGAGAACCCGTCCTTCGTCGAGGCGGTCGAGGCGGCCGGCCTCACCTTCATCGGCCCCACGGCCGACGCCATCCGGGCGATGGGCCTGAAGGACGCCGCCAAGGCGCTGATGGAGAAGGCGGGCGTCCCGGTCGTGCCGGGCTACCACGGCCAGGACCAGGACCCGGACACGCTTGCCGCCCATGCCGGGCGGATCGGCTATCCCCTGCTGATCAAGGCGCGCGCGGGCGGCGGCGGCAAGGGCATGCGCCGGGTCGACGACCCTGCCGGGTTCTTCGATGCGCTGGGCAGCGCCAAGCGCGAGGCGACGGCCGCGTTCGGTGACGGCCACGTCCTGCTCGAGACCTATGTCCGCAAGCCGCGTCACGTCGAGATCCAGGTCTTCGGCGACCGCTTCGGCGACGCCATCCACCTGTTCGAGCGCGACTGCTCGCTCCAGCGCCGTCACCAGAAGGTGATCGAGGAGGCTCCTGCCCCCGGGATGACCGAGTCGATGCGTGCCGCCATGGGCGAGGCGGCCGTCCGCGCCGCCAAGGCGATCGGCTACCAGGGCGCCGGGACGATCGAGTTCATCGCCGACGTCACCGACGGCCTGCGCGAGGACCGATTCTTCTTCATGGAGATGAACACCCGCCTCCAGGTCGAGCATCCCGTAACCGAGGCGATCACCGGCCAGGACCTGGTCGAATGGCAGATCCGGGTCGCCGCCGGCGAGCCGTTGCCCCTGCGCCAGGACGAGCTCGCGATCGACGGCTGGGCGGTCGAGGCGCGTGTCTATGCCGAGGACGCCGCGCGGGGCTTCCTGCCGGCGACCGGTCGGCTCGAGACGCTTCGCCTGCCGGAGCACACGGTCCGGGTCGACGCAGGCGTACGCGCGGGCGACCTCATCACGCCGTTCTACGATCCGATGATCGCCAAGATGATTGCGCATGGGTCCACCCGCGAGGCCGCGCTCGGCCGGCTGGGCGCCGCCTTGTCCGACGCGCGCATCGCCGGAACCGTCACCAACCTCGCCTTCCTCGCCCGGCTGTGCGCCGAGCCAGGCTTCGCCAGTGGCGACGTCGATACCGGGCTGATCGACCGGTCGCTGGCACGCCTGACCGAGGCGGTCGAACCGCCGCCCGAAGCGGTCGCCGCCGCGGCCCTCTCGAGCCTGGGCGTGCTCGCACCCCCCGTCACCGGCGATCCGTGGTCGAGCCTCCCCGGCTGGCGCCTGTGGTCCGAGGCCAGCCAGTTCGCAGTCCTGGAATTCGCCGACGCGCGGCACGAGGTCCGGGTCGTCACCAAGGGCACCGACCGCTACGCCGTCGACATCGCGGGCGACGCCGTCGGGGTCGCCGTGCTCGCGCGCGATGCGCAATCGGCGCGGCTGGCGTTCGGCGAGCGGGTCCTGGCGATCGAGATCGCGCGCTCGCCGGCCGCGCTTACCGTGTTCCTGGATGGCATCGGCCATGTCTTCGGCCTGCCGGACGCGCTGGCCGGCGAAGACGAGGGCGAGGCGGCGGGCGACCAGGTGACGGCGCCCATGCCGGGTGTTGTCACGTTGGTCGCGGTCAAGCCCGGAGGTGTCGTCGCCAAGGGCGAGACGCTGATCGTCATGGAGGCCATGAAGATGGAGATGCGCCTCACCGCGCCGCGCGACGGCGTGGTCGACGCCGTCACCGCCGCCAAGGGCGAGCAGGTCGCCGAAGGCACGGTCCTGATCACCCTGGTCACGGAAGACGCGGGATGA
- a CDS encoding indolepyruvate ferredoxin oxidoreductase family protein encodes MSLPAVTLDDHYTAESGRVFLTGLQALVRLPMVQMRRDRAARLNTGTFISGYRGSPLGGYDQQLVKAKPFLDAHGIVFQPGVNEDLAATAIWGTQQLGLSPGARKDGVLGIWYGKGPGVDRSGDVFKHGNAAGSSRHGGVLCLAGDDHTCKSSTVPHQSDHAFMSALMPVIYPSSIHEFVEYGLFGIAMSRFSGCWVGMKFISDTVETTGSVDLAGEGREFVLPEDIDVPPGGLNFRWPDPPLVQDERLQEHKGYAAIAFARANRMDAITHDSERARLGIVASGKAYEDVIQALRELRIGPAEIEAIGLRLYKVRMPWPLEPEGIRHFSEGLEEVLVVEERREIVENQIKQQLFNWRADVRPRIIGKFDHKDRPFLPLSAGLTVGAVARAIADRILHFDVDAGLKVRIEEKLHYLEARGRIGKTHTAPLVRLPYFCSGCPHNTSTRVPEGSRALAGIGCHYMAQWMDRRTETFSQMGGEGVAWTGLAPFTDEKHVFVNLGDGTYFHSGYLAIRQAVAAKANVTYKVLYNDAVAMTGGQHVDGELSPQAVTRQLHAEGVAPIYLLSDAPEAYDSGLAPGVIVRHRDHIDPVMEELRDTKGCSAIVYVQTCAAEKRRRRSRKLMEDPPKRMFIDPTVCEGCGDCSVQSNCVSIEPLETGMGRKRRINQSSCNKDYSCLKGFCPSFVTVTGGKVRKRKAQAADGVDLPLPVLPELGTGTWNLAIAGVGGTGILTVGAVLGMAAHLDGKVPMILDMAGLAQKGGAVMSHVRIGHGDADVTSPRIVTGGADLLLAADDVVAASKDAVTLCAPERTTAVVNTTLTPVADFVRHRDFDFKTGAVEETVRKTVKPDSAFVDFRRIAEAVAGDAIATNIMMTGYAWQKGLIPVSFEAIAEAIRLNGVAVEANLSAFAWGRRLAVDPAGVEALVAEPEPIKTLADMGFDELVQHRKTHLTAYQNARLARRYETLVRRVQEAARAAGQSVGAARAVAQVYAKLLAYKDEYEVARLLTDPGFAKRLEQQFEGDYAIAFNLAPPILPGKDPNGRPRKREFGPWMMRAFRVLAPMRRLRGTPLDPFGYGADRRLERSLIKEYEALVEQVAARLRPDNEEAAIAALSAYDAVRGFGPVKEQAAAEVRARRDGLLAALDARTEKATAAVAA; translated from the coding sequence TCGGCCTCTCGCCCGGCGCACGCAAGGACGGCGTGCTCGGCATCTGGTACGGCAAGGGGCCGGGCGTCGACCGCTCGGGCGACGTCTTCAAGCACGGCAACGCGGCCGGCTCGTCGCGCCACGGCGGCGTCCTGTGCCTGGCGGGCGACGATCACACCTGCAAGTCCTCGACCGTGCCGCACCAGTCCGACCATGCCTTCATGTCGGCGCTGATGCCGGTGATCTACCCGTCCTCGATCCATGAGTTCGTCGAGTACGGCCTCTTCGGCATCGCCATGTCGCGCTTCTCCGGCTGCTGGGTCGGCATGAAGTTCATCTCGGACACGGTCGAGACGACCGGCTCGGTCGACCTCGCCGGCGAGGGGCGCGAGTTCGTCCTGCCCGAGGACATCGACGTGCCGCCCGGCGGCCTGAATTTCCGCTGGCCCGACCCGCCGCTCGTCCAGGACGAGCGGCTGCAGGAGCACAAGGGCTACGCCGCGATCGCCTTCGCCCGCGCCAATCGCATGGACGCGATCACCCACGACAGCGAACGCGCCCGCCTGGGCATCGTCGCCTCGGGCAAGGCCTACGAGGACGTGATCCAGGCCTTGCGCGAGCTGCGCATCGGGCCCGCCGAGATCGAGGCGATCGGCCTGCGGCTCTACAAGGTGCGCATGCCCTGGCCGCTCGAACCCGAGGGCATCCGCCATTTCTCCGAAGGGCTCGAGGAGGTCCTGGTCGTCGAGGAGCGGCGCGAGATCGTCGAGAACCAGATCAAGCAGCAGCTCTTCAACTGGCGGGCCGACGTCCGGCCGCGCATCATCGGCAAGTTCGATCACAAGGACCGGCCTTTCCTGCCGCTTTCGGCCGGGTTGACCGTCGGCGCCGTCGCGCGTGCGATCGCGGACCGCATCCTGCATTTCGACGTCGACGCCGGGCTCAAGGTACGCATCGAGGAGAAGCTGCACTATCTCGAGGCGCGCGGCCGGATCGGCAAGACGCACACGGCACCTCTCGTCCGCCTGCCCTATTTCTGCTCGGGTTGCCCGCACAACACCTCGACGCGCGTGCCGGAAGGCAGCCGGGCGCTCGCCGGCATCGGCTGCCACTACATGGCGCAGTGGATGGACCGGCGCACCGAGACCTTCAGCCAGATGGGCGGCGAGGGCGTCGCCTGGACCGGGCTCGCGCCTTTCACCGACGAGAAGCACGTCTTCGTCAATCTCGGCGACGGCACCTATTTCCACTCGGGCTATCTGGCGATCCGCCAAGCGGTCGCCGCCAAGGCCAACGTCACCTACAAGGTGCTCTACAACGATGCCGTCGCGATGACCGGCGGCCAGCATGTCGACGGCGAGCTCAGCCCGCAGGCGGTCACGCGCCAGCTGCACGCCGAGGGCGTCGCGCCGATCTACCTGCTCTCCGACGCGCCGGAGGCCTATGACAGCGGCCTGGCACCCGGCGTCATCGTCCGCCATCGCGACCACATCGATCCCGTGATGGAAGAATTGCGCGACACCAAGGGCTGCTCGGCGATCGTCTACGTCCAGACCTGCGCCGCCGAGAAGCGCCGCCGGCGCAGCCGCAAGCTCATGGAGGACCCGCCCAAGCGGATGTTTATCGATCCGACGGTCTGCGAGGGCTGCGGCGACTGCTCGGTCCAGTCGAACTGCGTCTCGATCGAGCCGCTCGAGACCGGGATGGGCCGCAAGCGCAGGATCAACCAGTCGAGCTGCAACAAGGACTATTCCTGCCTCAAGGGCTTCTGCCCGTCCTTCGTCACCGTCACCGGCGGCAAGGTGCGCAAGCGCAAGGCGCAGGCGGCCGACGGCGTGGACCTGCCGCTGCCTGTGCTCCCCGAGCTCGGGACGGGCACGTGGAACCTCGCGATCGCGGGCGTGGGCGGCACGGGCATCCTGACCGTGGGCGCCGTGCTCGGCATGGCGGCGCATCTCGACGGCAAGGTGCCGATGATCCTCGACATGGCCGGGCTCGCGCAGAAAGGCGGCGCGGTCATGAGCCATGTCCGGATCGGGCACGGCGACGCCGATGTCACCTCGCCCCGCATCGTGACCGGCGGCGCCGACCTGCTGCTTGCCGCCGACGACGTCGTCGCCGCGTCGAAGGACGCCGTCACCTTGTGCGCGCCCGAACGCACCACGGCGGTGGTCAACACGACCCTCACGCCCGTCGCGGACTTCGTCCGCCATCGCGACTTCGACTTCAAGACCGGCGCGGTCGAAGAGACGGTCCGCAAGACCGTGAAGCCGGACTCGGCCTTTGTCGACTTTCGCCGCATCGCCGAGGCGGTCGCCGGCGACGCCATCGCGACCAACATCATGATGACCGGCTACGCCTGGCAGAAGGGCCTGATCCCCGTTTCCTTCGAGGCGATCGCGGAGGCGATCCGCCTGAACGGCGTCGCCGTCGAGGCCAATCTCTCCGCGTTCGCGTGGGGCCGGCGGCTCGCTGTCGATCCCGCCGGCGTGGAGGCGCTCGTCGCCGAGCCCGAGCCGATCAAGACGCTGGCCGACATGGGCTTCGACGAGCTGGTCCAGCACCGCAAGACGCACCTGACCGCCTACCAGAACGCCCGGCTGGCACGGCGCTACGAAACGCTCGTCCGCCGGGTGCAGGAGGCCGCGCGTGCGGCCGGCCAGAGCGTCGGCGCCGCCCGCGCGGTCGCGCAGGTCTATGCCAAGCTGCTGGCCTACAAGGACGAGTACGAGGTCGCCCGCCTGTTGACCGATCCGGGCTTCGCCAAGCGCCTGGAGCAGCAGTTCGAGGGCGACTACGCGATCGCCTTCAACCTCGCGCCGCCGATCCTGCCGGGCAAGGACCCGAACGGACGGCCGAGGAAGCGTGAGTTCGGCCCCTGGATGATGCGCGCCTTCCGCGTCCTGGCGCCGATGCGCCGTCTGCGAGGAACGCCGCTCGACCCGTTCGGCTACGGTGCCGACCGCCGCCTCGAGCGAAGCCTGATCAAGGAATACGAGGCCCTGGTCGAGCAGGTCGCCGCCCGGCTGCGCCCCGACAACGAAGAGGCAGCGATCGCCGCGCTTTCGGCGTATGATGCCGTCCGTGGGTTCGGGCCGGTCAAGGAGCAGGCCGCCGCCGAGGTCCGCGCCAGGAGGGACGGACTGCTGGCCGCGCTCGATGCCCGGACCGAGAAGGCGACGGCCGCGGTTGCGGCCTGA
- a CDS encoding carboxyl transferase domain-containing protein translates to MAVLRSALATRGADYEANRQALLSAIGTVAEAAKQAYDGGGEMARARHVGRGKILPRERVARLLDPGSPFLETGLTAAHGMYEGASPSAGIVTGVGRVAGRECMIVCNDATVKGGTYYPITVKKHLRAQEIAAENALPCVYLVDSGGANLPNQDEVFPDREHFGRIFYNQATMSARGIPQIAVVMGSCTAGGAYVPAMSDETVIVQNQGTIFLGGPPLVKAATGEVVTAEDLGGGDVHTRLSGVADHLARDDAHALALARRIVANTNRTKSSDVQLQPSEPPLYDPDEILGLIPSDPRMPYDIREVIARVADGSRFDEFKARYGVTLVCGFAHIHGIPVGILANNGVLFSESALKGAHFVELCSQRRIPLVFLQNITGFMVGRRYEADGIAKHGAKLVTAVATTSVPKITMLVGGSFGAGNYGMCGRAYGPRFLWTWPNSRISVMGGEQAAGVLATVRRDAIERKGGTWPAEDEAAFKQPVLDMFERQSHPLYASARLWDDGIVDPRKTRDVLGLSLSAALNAPIPETRFGLFRM, encoded by the coding sequence ATGGCGGTGCTGCGCTCCGCCCTGGCCACGCGCGGCGCGGACTACGAAGCGAACCGGCAGGCATTGCTCTCGGCCATCGGCACGGTCGCCGAGGCGGCGAAACAGGCCTATGACGGCGGCGGCGAGATGGCCCGCGCCCGCCATGTCGGCCGCGGCAAGATCCTCCCCCGTGAGCGCGTCGCCCGCTTGCTCGATCCGGGCTCGCCTTTTCTCGAGACCGGACTGACCGCCGCGCACGGCATGTATGAGGGCGCGTCGCCGTCGGCCGGGATCGTCACCGGCGTCGGCCGGGTCGCCGGGCGCGAGTGCATGATCGTCTGCAACGACGCCACGGTGAAGGGCGGCACCTACTACCCGATCACCGTGAAGAAGCACCTGCGCGCCCAGGAGATCGCCGCCGAGAACGCCCTGCCCTGCGTCTATCTCGTCGATTCCGGCGGGGCGAACCTGCCGAACCAGGACGAGGTCTTTCCCGACCGCGAGCATTTCGGCCGGATCTTCTACAACCAGGCCACCATGTCGGCGCGCGGCATCCCGCAGATCGCCGTGGTCATGGGCTCGTGCACGGCGGGCGGCGCCTATGTCCCGGCCATGTCGGACGAGACCGTGATCGTCCAGAACCAGGGCACGATCTTCCTGGGCGGCCCGCCTCTGGTGAAGGCCGCGACCGGCGAGGTCGTCACGGCCGAGGATTTGGGCGGCGGCGACGTGCACACGCGGCTCTCCGGCGTGGCTGACCATCTCGCCCGCGACGATGCTCATGCGCTCGCGTTGGCGAGGCGGATCGTCGCCAACACCAACCGCACGAAGTCGAGCGACGTCCAGCTCCAGCCCAGCGAGCCGCCGCTCTACGACCCGGACGAGATCCTGGGCCTGATCCCGTCCGATCCGCGCATGCCCTACGACATCCGCGAGGTGATCGCGCGTGTGGCCGACGGCTCGCGCTTCGACGAGTTCAAGGCACGCTACGGCGTCACCCTGGTCTGCGGCTTCGCGCACATCCACGGCATTCCCGTGGGAATCCTCGCCAACAATGGCGTGCTGTTCTCGGAGTCGGCGCTCAAGGGCGCGCATTTCGTCGAGCTCTGCTCGCAGCGGCGCATCCCGCTCGTCTTCCTGCAGAACATCACGGGCTTCATGGTCGGACGCCGGTACGAGGCGGACGGCATCGCCAAGCACGGCGCCAAGCTCGTCACCGCGGTCGCGACCACTTCGGTGCCCAAGATCACGATGCTGGTCGGCGGCTCGTTCGGCGCCGGCAATTACGGCATGTGCGGCCGCGCCTACGGCCCCCGCTTCCTGTGGACCTGGCCGAACAGCCGCATCTCGGTCATGGGCGGCGAGCAGGCGGCGGGCGTGCTGGCGACCGTCCGCCGTGACGCGATCGAGCGCAAGGGAGGCACCTGGCCCGCCGAGGACGAGGCCGCCTTCAAGCAGCCGGTGCTCGACATGTTCGAGCGGCAGAGCCATCCGCTCTACGCCTCGGCACGCCTGTGGGACGACGGCATCGTCGATCCGCGCAAGACCCGCGACGTGCTCGGCCTGTCGCTCTCGGCCGCGTTGAACGCACCGATCCCCGAGACGCGCTTCGGCCTGTTCCGGATGTGA
- a CDS encoding isovaleryl-CoA dehydrogenase, translated as MSLRDLDFDLGETNDMLRDSVAAFAAAEIAPQAAEIDRSNSFPNALWRKLGELGLLGITVEEEYGGSGLGYLAHVVAMEEISRASASVGLSYGAHSNLCVNQIRRNGSEAQKQHYLPRLISGEHIGALAMSEPGAGSDVVSMRTRAVKKGDRYVLNGTKMWITNGPDADVLVVYAKTDPDAGPKGITAFLIEKGFAGFRTAQKLDKLGMRGSNTCELVFEDCEVPEENVLGQLNGGVRVLMSGLDYERLVLAGGPLGIMRACLDVVVPYVHERKQFGQPIGEFQLMQAKLADMYTTTNACRSYVYAAAKSAERGRITRQDAAGVILYAAEKATWTAGEALQALGGNGYINEYPTGRLWRDAKLYEIGAGTSEIRRMLIGRELFQETR; from the coding sequence ATGAGCCTGCGTGACCTCGATTTCGACCTCGGCGAGACCAACGACATGCTGCGCGACAGCGTCGCCGCCTTCGCGGCCGCGGAGATCGCGCCGCAGGCCGCCGAGATCGACCGGAGCAACTCCTTCCCGAACGCTCTCTGGCGCAAGCTGGGCGAGCTCGGCCTGCTCGGCATCACGGTCGAGGAGGAGTACGGCGGCAGCGGGCTCGGCTATCTCGCCCACGTCGTCGCCATGGAGGAGATCAGCCGCGCGTCCGCCTCGGTCGGCCTGTCCTACGGCGCGCACTCGAACCTGTGCGTCAACCAGATCCGGCGCAACGGCAGCGAGGCGCAAAAGCAGCACTACCTGCCGAGGCTGATCAGCGGCGAGCATATAGGCGCGCTCGCCATGAGCGAGCCCGGCGCCGGCTCGGACGTCGTCTCGATGCGCACCCGCGCCGTCAAGAAGGGCGACCGCTACGTCCTGAACGGCACCAAGATGTGGATCACCAACGGACCCGACGCCGATGTTCTGGTGGTCTACGCCAAGACCGATCCGGATGCCGGGCCGAAGGGCATCACCGCCTTCCTGATCGAGAAGGGCTTCGCGGGCTTCCGCACGGCGCAGAAGCTGGACAAGCTCGGCATGCGCGGCTCGAACACATGCGAGCTCGTGTTCGAGGATTGCGAGGTTCCCGAGGAGAACGTGCTGGGCCAGCTCAACGGCGGCGTGCGCGTGCTGATGTCCGGCCTCGACTACGAGCGCCTCGTTTTGGCAGGCGGCCCCCTGGGCATCATGCGCGCCTGCCTGGACGTGGTCGTGCCCTATGTCCACGAACGCAAGCAGTTCGGCCAGCCGATCGGCGAGTTCCAGCTCATGCAGGCCAAGCTCGCCGACATGTACACCACGACCAACGCCTGCCGGTCCTATGTCTACGCCGCGGCGAAGTCGGCCGAGCGTGGCCGGATCACGCGCCAGGACGCGGCGGGCGTCATCCTCTACGCCGCCGAGAAGGCGACCTGGACGGCCGGCGAGGCACTTCAGGCCCTGGGCGGCAACGGCTACATCAACGAGTACCCGACCGGCCGGCTCTGGCGCGACGCCAAGCTCTACGAGATCGGCGCCGGCACGTCCGAAATCCGGCGCATGCTGATCGGCCGCGAGCTGTTCCAGGAGACGCGCTGA